Below is a genomic region from Hevea brasiliensis isolate MT/VB/25A 57/8 chromosome 3, ASM3005281v1, whole genome shotgun sequence.
ATACTTTTGTAGTTTTTATGGCAACGTGTTGTAAGGGAAAATATTGAATTGACTCATATTttctaaatttataaaaataaaaatatatttgcaATGTAATATTATTAGACAaataaaatattagaattcaACAAAATCTGATACTGATCTAAGCTCTGTGCTACTATATCATTGTTACAGGATCTCCCTCTGAATGAATTCTATGTTCATTGCTTACTAAATTAACGCTGCATAAAATTCTCAACCTCTTCTATGAGTATAACTATTGGCATGACGATTTCTCATAGACATACCAATAAAAAGTAGATTAAAGGGGAACAAGTGGTTAGATCAGTGATATATAAAGCAGATCTCTAAGtgaattttattagaaattttacattggaaaaatatgaaataaaaaagACAACACATAAGTGATTGGATTGCAATATTAACTTAACTAATTATTTTGATGTGTAAAGTAATCCAATCACTTGTATAAGcccgaattaaaatgaattaaattataatttgaccAATACTTTCTCTAAATTTAACATAGTATCCGGCTACTCATAAGATTGGCATGTATTGAGTTAAAATACTAACTAATTGTCACTTGTTGGGAGAGTATTGAGAATCCCatattgaaaaaatataaaataaaagggCAATATATAAGTGGTTGTCATCGCAAATTTAATAGAGCAATTAAAGCATGATAGTTGCTTCCAATACTGTGATGAAGAAGATAAAGTGATACCCTGTTACAAAAGTAAACTGaagagtgttttttttttattattatttgagaaaTGTTGTATAGATACAGCTAACTacaaaaaattgataaaaaaagaaagataaaTACAAAAATAGCTAGCCAATTATAAAGCTGTATAGGATAAGAAAGTACCAAACTAATTCGACATCTGATAAGATTATCCTCTAACAACCAGTAATCAAAGAGCTTTATATACCACACAATGAAGGaccataaaataaaatttaaagaaagaaaTCAATAATGGAGGACATAGACATTATACTCCTCAATACCATTCTTAGTTTTGAGATCAATTGTGTGTGTTTTTGCCAGAGCATAACCACGAGCGAATCTGAAAATCTTGCTTCCACCAACGATAGGCATCTCCCTGACGCCTGAAAATATAGCATTATGGCCTAAAAGACTGAGAGTGCTTCCATTATACTTGCCTTCCGAGAACACCAAGTTGAAAACCATTAGTAACCCAAACTCAGTTTGGGAGGCAAAAGCATACATCCCTTGGGCTCTTCCTACAAGCTTTGAGTTGATGTCAGGCTCTACAGTCAAGGGATCATCAGCCATGAACACCTCTCCAAAATTTGTTGATGAGTTTGTAATTCCTGGCTTCGTGATGGGGATTGCAGTAGGGTTTTTGCTTGTGACTATGTCGTGCAAGTAGAAGTGGAGGTGGGTTAGTTTCTCCTTTTTGAGGCCTTGTGAATCTGGAGATAACTTTCTTgagaaattttcagattttgctgTGGAAAGAATTAAGAGAATCAGCATTGCAGAAGTGAGAAAATGGAGGTTTTTGGCCATTGTGAGGGATTTCAGAAACTCAAGGGTCTAAACTAATGGCCTTCTTACAACTATTTATAGCTGTATTTGTTGTACTTGGAGAATTCTTAAAAGAAATAGAGAATTTCTACTTTTACTTTATATAAGAGAGATAACTATTAAAGGCCAACACCTACCTAAATAGGTTGATAAAAAAACATAGTCAATAAGTCAAatgttttaattaattgaataaaaaaaattgaatatttgaGATTAGGTGGGATTATAACTAAGGGCAAAATTGAATTTTGGAAAAATACTTCTTCAAATTTATTCCAAATTTAATTTTGTCCTATGGCTTGCACCTAATCTCAAATATTgggttttattataaaaaataaaaatattttgttaTAATTAAGAAATAATGTAAATGTTTGGACATTGGCCATTATTAAATTACTTATTAAATGATATTCTATTTatgtatataatataaaataaatgaaattctTATCTAAACTTGATTCATTgtgaataaaaattataatatatatatgatACGATCCATATATGAAATAGATAGTTGGgactatatatttatattttgaattcatgataaaataaatttagataaGTTTTATCCAagataaataaatagaaaagtTGTGATAGGGAGCATATGGCTTGTATTGGTGCATGATTTCCGTAGTTGTAATAAACTATTACGTTTGAATGTATCAATACATTCAAGTTCAAGATAAAAGGAATTAAAATAAGGGGTTAGTAGCCATCTTCAAAAGCAGTGTAGATTCTAATAATTTGCTTTGTGTCTGTTTGATAATATTAGTTGTTATAATAGttattagatattaattattagTAATTAGTTGTTTATATAGTGATTGAAAACAGAAATGTTCAGTAAAAATAGTTATTAGATTAGTTATTAAATGTGAAAAATAATAGTATCATATTTTTTACTCTAGCCAAAACACTCACTTAATCTTTGAGAGCTAGAAGAGGTAACGTTTCATGAAACACTCCCTCAATCTTTTAatattagtataaatattatGCCACGGAACAATATAAATAAGAGAGGTTATACTAAATACCACCTTAAAAACTGTTTAGAGCCTTTATAACTTTATAATAGCATTATtttattgtgaaatatttgattaGTTAGACAATTGGTTTCACTGAGTCAACAAAattgaaggttttttttttatttaattgccagtgtaaaaatttcgtcacactttatgatatggattcaaattatGTAAACGTTGGGGTGTCCTCTACTAACGATGCATGACATCGGAGcctgggtgtagtgagaaatatgcaagggtgtagggcattcaccaaaagcgatgcgccatgccggcgcccgggtgtggtgttaagtgagcaaggattcccacatcatggacaggtgtgggtaaagaagttagtccataggatagacagtagaacaaatagtgaaacagaacacaagatagacatagaaaacaatagaagatatcataaaaggagaccaattaggaaggaacaggataggaggaggatcagggttggtacttggaatgttggatcacttacaggaaaattaatggagcttgtggataccttggaaaggagaagggtgaatattgcttgcattcaggagactaaatgggtaggagagaaaagcaaagaagtgggtaattcagggtacaaactgtggtttaccagaaaggagagaaataag
It encodes:
- the LOC110654579 gene encoding dirigent protein 22 produces the protein MAKNLHFLTSAMLILLILSTAKSENFSRKLSPDSQGLKKEKLTHLHFYLHDIVTSKNPTAIPITKPGITNSSTNFGEVFMADDPLTVEPDINSKLVGRAQGMYAFASQTEFGLLMVFNLVFSEGKYNGSTLSLLGHNAIFSGVREMPIVGGSKIFRFARGYALAKTHTIDLKTKNGIEEYNVYVLHY